A section of the Larus michahellis chromosome 1, bLarMic1.1, whole genome shotgun sequence genome encodes:
- the LOC141737666 gene encoding tubulin alpha chain-like, with the protein MRECISVHIGQAGVQMGNSCWELYCLEHGIKPDGIISPTASPGQTDSSFGTFFSDTGSGKYVPRAIFVDLEPSVIDEIRTGTYRTLFHPEQLINGKEDAANNYARGHYSIGKEIIDSVVDKARKMTEQCSGLQGFLVFHSFGGGTGSGFTSLLMERLSVEYSKKSKLEFSVYPAPQVSTAVVEPYNSILTTHTTLEHSDCSFMVDNEAIYDICNRNLDIERPTYTNLNRLIGQIVSSVTASLRFNGALNVDLTEFQTNLVPYPRIHFPLTTYAPIISAEKAYHEQLSVPEITNACFEFSNQMVKCDPRRGKYMACCLLYRGDVVPKDVNAAIAAIKTRRSIQFVDWCPTGFKVGINYQPPTVVPGGDLAKVQRAVCMLSNTTAIAEAWARLDHKFDLMYAKRAFVHWYVGEGMEEGEFSEAREDLAALEKDYEEVGRDSADGEEDEADEE; encoded by the exons ATG AGGGAGTGCATTTCTGTCCACATCGGCCAGGCTGGCGTCCAGATGGGCAATTCTTGTTGGGAACTGTATTGCCTGGAGCATGGTATCAAGCCAGATGGCATCATCTCCCCCACTGCATCCCCAGGGCAAACAGACTCTTCCTTTGGGACCTTCTTCAGTGATACAGGCTCAGGGAAGTATGTGCCCAGAGCAATATTTGTTGACCTGGAGCCTTCTGTCATTG ATGAGATCAGGACTGGGACCTACCGCACACTCTTCCACCCGGAGCAGCTCATTAATGGCAAAGAAGATGCTGCCAACAACTATGCTCGGGGCCACTACAGCATTGGGAAGGAGATCATTGACTCGGTCGTTGACAAGGCTCGGAAAATG ACTGAGCAGTGCAGTGGACTGCAAGGGTTCCTGGTCTTCCACAGCTTTGGGGGAGGTACAGGCTCTGGGTTCACCTCCCTCCTCATGGAACGGCTCTCCGTGGAGTACAGCAAGAAGTCCAAGCTGGAGTTCTCTGTGTATCCAGCCCCACAGGTCTCCACGGCAGTGGTGGAGCCCTACAACTCCATCCTCACCACACACACCACCCTGGAGCACTCAGACTGCTCCTTCATGGTGGACAACGAAGCCATCTATGACATCTGTAACCGCAACCTGGACATCGAGCGTCCCACCTACACCAACCTCAACAGGCTGATTGGGCAGATAGTCTCGTCGGTCACTGCCTCCTTAAGATTTAACGGTGCTTTGAATGTTGACCTGACTGAGTTTCAGACCAACCTGGTGCCCTACCCACGGATACACTTCCCACTCACCACCTATGCACCCATCATCTCTGCAGAGAAAGCCTACCACGAGCAGCTGTCGGTGCCAGAGATCACCAATGCTTGCTTTGAGTTCTCCAACCAGATGGTGAAATGTGACCCGCGCCGTGGCAAGTACATGGCATGCTGCCTGCTGTACCGGGGCGATGTGGTGCCCAAGGATGTGAACGCAGCCATTGCAGCCATCAAAACACGCCGGTCGATCCAGTTTGTGGACTGGTGCCCCACGGGCTTCAAGGTGGGTATCAACTACCAACCTCCCACGGTGGTGCCCGGGGGAGACCTGGCCAAGGTGCAGCGGGCTGTCTGCATGCTGAGCAACACCACGGCCATTGCGGAGGCGTGGGCCCGCCTGGACCACAAGTTTGACCTGATGTATGCCAAGCGAGCCTTTGTGCACTGGTACGTgggggagggcatggaggaggggGAGTTCTCAGAGGCCAGGGAGGACCTGGCTGCCTTGGAGAAGGATTATgaggaggttggaagggactcggCAGATGGAGAAGAAGACGAGGCTGATGAGGAATAG
- the LOC141737665 gene encoding tubulin alpha chain-like — MRECISIHIGQAGVQMGNACWELYCLEHGIQADGTIPGPKQVKPVEPKSEQVDSSFETFFCETASGKHVPRAVFIDLEPTVIDEIRTGPYHALFHPEQLISGKEDAANNYARGHYTIGKEIIDTVLSRIRKMADQCSGLQGFLVFHSFGGGTGSGFTSLLMERLSVEYSKKSKLEFSVYPAPQVSTAVVEPYNSILTTHTTLEHSDCSFMVDNEAIYDICNRNLDIERPTYTNLNRLIGQIVSSVTASLRFNGALNVDLIEFQTNLVPYPRIHFPLTTYAPIISAEKAYHEQLSVPEITNACFEFSNQMVKCDPRRGKYMACCLLYRGDVVPKDVNAAIAAIKTRRSIQFVDWCPTGFKVGINYQPPTVVPGGDLAKVQRAVCMLSNTTAIAEAWARLDHKFDLMYAKRAFVHWYVGEGMEEGEFSEAREDLAALEKDYEEVGRDSADGEEDEADEDEY; from the exons ATG AGGGAGTGCATTTCCATCCACATCGGGCAGGCTGGCGTGCAGATGGGCAATGCCTGCTGGGAGCTGTACTGCCTCGAGCATGGGATCCAGGCGGATGGGACGATTCCTGGCCCCAAGCAGGTGAAACCTGTGGAGCCGAAGTCTGAACAAGTGGATTCTTCTTTTGAGACCTTCTTCTGTGAGACAGCGTCTGGGAAGCACGTGCCCCGAGCAGTGTTCATAGACTTGGAGCCCACTGTCATCG ATGAGATCAGGACTGGCCCCTACCATGCGCTTTTCCACCCGGAGCAGCTCATCAGTGGCAAGGAAGATGCTGCCAACAACTATGCCCGTGGCCATTACACCATTGGGAAGGAGATTATAGACACTGTCCTCAGCAGAATTCGTAAAATG GCTGACCAGTGCAGTGGACTGCAAGGGTTCCTGGTCTTCCACAGCTTTGGGGGAGGCACAGGCTCCGGGTTCACCTCCCTCCTCATGGAACGGCTCTCCGTGGAGTACAGCAAGAAGTCCAAGCTGGAGTTCTCTGTGTATCCAGCCCCACAGGTCTCCACGGCAGTGGTGGAGCCCTACAACTCCATCCTCACCACACACACCACCCTGGAGCACTCAGACTGCTCCTTCATGGTGGACAACGAAGCCATCTATGACATCTGTAACCGCAACCTGGACATCGAGCGTCCCACCTACACCAACCTCAACAGGCTGATTGGGCAGATAGTCTCGTCGGTCACTGCCTCCTTAAGATTTAACGGTGCTTTGAATGTTGACCTGATTGAATTCCAGACCAACCTGGTGCCCTACCCACGGATACACTTCCCACTCACCACCTATGCACCCATCATCTCTGCAGAGAAAGCCTACCACGAGCAGCTGTCGGTGCCAGAGATCACCAATGCTTGCTTTGAGTTCTCCAACCAGATGGTGAAATGTGACCCGCGCCGTGGCAAGTACATGGCATGCTGCCTGCTGTACCGGGGCGATGTGGTGCCCAAGGATGTGAACGCAGCCATTGCAGCCATCAAAACACGCCGGTCGATCCAGTTTGTGGACTGGTGCCCCACGGGCTTCAAGGTGGGTATCAACTACCAACCTCCCACGGTGGTGCCCGGGGGAGACCTGGCCAAGGTGCAGCGGGCTGTCTGCATGCTGAGCAACACCACGGCCATTGCGGAGGCGTGGGCCCGCCTGGACCACAAATTTGACCTGATGTATGCCAAGCGAGCCTTTGTGCACTGGTACGTgggggagggcatggaggaggggGAGTTCTCAGAGGCCAGGGAGGACCTGGCTGCCTTGGAGAAGGATTATgaggaggttggaagggactcggCAGATGGAGAAGAAGACGAGGCTGATGAGGATGAGTATTAA
- the UCN3 gene encoding urocortin-3 produces the protein MANTRLLLLLALLCAAETSWALRLYNAASIFSCLNTALAEAQKSLPEENAILDKRGFDSPSPEEVSEEEEREDAVDEEMGKRTFPGEGHYKYVSQAQVKGKTYQNRAKSDRRTKVTLSLDVPTNIMNILFNIAKAKNLRAKAAANAHLMAQIGRRK, from the coding sequence ATGGCCaacaccaggctgctgctcctcctcgcCCTCCTCTGCGCTGCTGAGACCAGCTGGGCTCTCCGCCTCTACAACGCCGCCTCAATCTTCAGCTGCCTCAACACAGCCCTTGCCGAAGCCCAGAAGAGCCTCCCGGAGGAAAACGCCATCTTGGACAAGCGAGGCTTCGACTCCCCATCACCAGAGGAGGTGtctgaagaggaggagagggaggacgCAGTGGACgaagagatggggaaaaggaCATTCCCAGGGGAAGGCCATTACAAATATGTCTCCCAGGCGCAGGTGAAGGGGAAGACATACCAAAACCGGGCCAAGAGCGATCGTCGCACCAAGGTCACCCTCTCCCTCGACGTCCCCACCAATATCATGAACATCCTCTTCAACATCGCCAAAGCTAAGAACTTGCGAGCGAAGGCTGCCGCCAACGCGCACCTCATGGCCCAAATCGGGCGGCGAAAGTGA